A window of the Artemia franciscana chromosome 3, ASM3288406v1, whole genome shotgun sequence genome harbors these coding sequences:
- the LOC136024712 gene encoding 2-aminoethanethiol dioxygenase-like — MIFHEKMSKIEKVMKCARTAFSPCISQQGLQENIYRLEGLMSKLVQNDVKLQESLEIIDARKKKKPQESAPVTYIDLIQSSQFSAGIFIIQKDCKIPLHDHPGMTGILKVLHGCLRITSYDTDVPTLVNLPSYSIANKTVIEITSDDKCLLLNAVENNIHEICAVGGSASFLDILAPPYDYDKRSEEKRICNYYSVKKTNDNDEESLELHKSHCPFDFWCDDAPYLGPSVSHLADDF, encoded by the coding sequence ATGATATTTCATGAAAAGATGagcaaaatagaaaaagttaTGAAATGCGCTCGCACTGCATTTTCTCCATGTATAAGCCAGCAAGGTCTTCAAGAAAATATATACCGCCTTGAAGGACTGATGAGCAAACTTGTACAAAATGATGTCAAGCTCCAAGAAAGCTTGGAAATAATTGAtgcaaggaagaagaaaaaaccccAAGAGAGTGCCCCTGTAACATATATTGATTTGATTCAAAGCTCTCAATTTTCAGCAGGAATATTTATTATACAAAAAGACTGCAAAATTCCTCTTCATGATCATCCTGGCATGACTGGTATTCTTAAGGTTTTGCATGGATGTCTTAGGATTACAAGCTATGATACAGATGTACCTACTCTTGTAAATTTACCATCATACAGCATTGCTAATAAAACTGTTATTGAGATCACCTCTGATGACAAATGTTTACTTCTAAATGCTGTGGAGAATAATATTCATGAAATATGTGCAGTAGGTGGTTCAGCCTCTTTTCTGGACATTCTTGCTCCTCCATATGACTATGATAAAAGgtctgaagaaaaaagaatctgCAACTAttattctgttaaaaaaacaaatgataatgATGAAGAAAGCTTAGAGCTACACAAATCCCACTGTCCTTTTGACTTTTGGTGTGATGATGCTCCTTATTTGGGACCTTCAGTTTCACATTTGGCTGATGATTTTTGA